One Nostoc sp. UHCC 0302 DNA window includes the following coding sequences:
- a CDS encoding alpha-L-fucosidase — MIKFLVRALFATLSLTVFLNLFTSVALAQRTYEPTTESLSKHEVPDWFKDAKLGIFIHWGVYSVPAYAPLTGELNKVVAERGWEYWFENNPYSEWYYNSMKLEGSPTYNYHRTTYGEGFTYDDFIPRFNAAITNWNPSKWAKLFSKVGARYVVLTTKHHDGFLLWPSKTINQPGRVATRDIVGELTQAVRQEGMRMGVYYSGGLDWSFKDTTITDFNTLVEAIIQEKAYADYANAHWRELIDRYQPSILWNDLGYPIGQANEIMAYFYNRVPDGVVNDRFDLGGQLGLHFDFSTPEYSQLTQIEPLKWESTRGLGYSFGYNQNDTDLNMISVDELVDLFVDIVSKNGNLLLNIGPKADGSISEVQLERLEGLGKWLDVNGKAIFGSRYWIRAEDLTPERIRLRYTTNKGKLYAILLDEPTLGKVTIPGIILPKKANITMLGVGGKLEWQQYGQNLSIVLPHKSLVKKSSAYTLEISSMPL, encoded by the coding sequence ATGATTAAGTTTTTAGTACGTGCGCTGTTTGCTACATTATCGTTAACTGTATTTTTGAACTTGTTCACTTCTGTTGCTCTTGCACAAAGAACTTATGAGCCAACAACTGAATCACTATCGAAGCATGAAGTTCCAGACTGGTTCAAGGATGCGAAACTCGGAATTTTCATCCATTGGGGGGTATATTCTGTACCTGCCTATGCACCACTAACTGGGGAATTGAACAAGGTTGTTGCAGAGCGTGGTTGGGAGTATTGGTTTGAGAACAACCCTTACTCGGAATGGTATTACAACTCCATGAAACTTGAGGGCAGCCCTACCTATAACTACCATCGTACAACCTATGGTGAAGGCTTCACCTATGATGACTTTATTCCTAGATTCAATGCAGCCATAACAAATTGGAACCCCTCAAAATGGGCAAAATTATTTTCTAAAGTGGGTGCGCGATACGTTGTACTAACAACGAAGCATCATGATGGCTTTTTGTTGTGGCCTAGTAAAACTATAAACCAGCCAGGGCGAGTGGCAACACGCGATATTGTAGGCGAACTAACACAAGCTGTTCGCCAAGAAGGTATGCGTATGGGTGTGTATTACTCTGGTGGTCTTGATTGGTCTTTCAAAGATACAACAATCACAGACTTCAATACGCTAGTGGAAGCAATTATTCAGGAAAAAGCCTATGCAGATTATGCGAATGCTCATTGGCGCGAATTGATTGACCGCTATCAGCCATCTATATTATGGAATGATCTTGGCTACCCTATTGGGCAAGCAAATGAAATTATGGCCTACTTTTACAATCGTGTACCCGATGGTGTGGTGAATGACCGTTTTGATTTAGGTGGTCAGTTAGGGTTGCACTTTGACTTTTCCACACCTGAGTACAGCCAACTCACACAAATAGAACCTCTTAAATGGGAAAGTACAAGGGGTTTAGGTTATTCATTCGGCTATAACCAAAATGATACTGATTTGAACATGATTTCGGTAGATGAACTAGTTGACTTATTTGTAGATATTGTTAGTAAAAATGGGAATTTATTGCTGAACATTGGCCCAAAGGCTGATGGTTCAATATCCGAAGTACAGCTTGAAAGATTAGAAGGCTTGGGTAAATGGCTAGATGTGAATGGTAAAGCAATCTTTGGCTCACGCTATTGGATACGAGCAGAAGATTTAACTCCAGAACGTATTCGACTGCGTTACACCACTAATAAAGGAAAATTATATGCGATATTGCTTGATGAGCCAACGCTTGGGAAGGTTACTATTCCAGGAATAATTTTGCCGAAAAAAGCAAATATTACGATGCTAGGTGTTGGAGGTAAACTGGAGTGGCAGCAGTATGGACAAAATTTATCTATAGTCCTACCCCACAAGTCTTTAGTTAAAAAATCATCAGCTTACACATTAGAGATTAGCTCTATGCCTTTATAA